One region of Armigeres subalbatus isolate Guangzhou_Male chromosome 3, GZ_Asu_2, whole genome shotgun sequence genomic DNA includes:
- the LOC134221858 gene encoding uncharacterized protein LOC134221858: MQEIWRTGTNWDEPVAEQPRELWIRWIERYRQINEVNVPRCFFKDFCPQQVSDIQVHVFTDASVSACACVAYLRTTVDGESQCSLIAAKTKVAPLRTLSIPRLELQAAMMGSRLLQNICSALTINIQRRFLWSDSATVLAWLRSDSRQYHQFVSFRVGEILSLTSVDEWRYVPSRENVAGRCHEMEWGPSFDPDCRWYQGPLFLQDPESPVAYGTARRYSGSRLVEVIDIQRFSNWNRLLRATAYVHRAVAVWKHSTSGTRSLKVLSQSEFAKAEETLWRQAQAHAYPEEVQLLEEGQSLSKGSSIRALSPFLDKKGVLRVGGRIEQAPSISYEAKHPVVLPRSHRITYLVVLSFHQQFLHANTETVCNELRQRFYIPRMRTVVRSVCRSYQYCKIRKQLQFHR, from the exons ATGCAGGAGATTTGGCGAACAGGCACTAACTGGGACGAGCCTGTTGCGGAGCAACCACGTGAGCTTTGGATAAGGTGGATCGAACGGTATCGGCAGATCAACGAAGTGAACGTTCCTCGCTGTTTCTTCAAGGATTTCTGTCCGCAGCAGGTCAGCGATATCCAGGTCCATGTGTTCACAGATGCGAGCGTGTCAGCCTGTGCGTGCGTTGCCTACCTCAGAACCACAGTGGACGGAGAGAGTCAGTGTTCGTTGATTGCAGCGAAGACAAAAGTTGCGCCTCTTCGAACGCTATCCATTCCACGTTTGGAGCTTCAGGCTGCCATGATGGGTTCCCGTCTACTGCAGAATATCTGCTCAGCTCTTACCATCAATATCCAAAGACGTTTCCTGTGGTCAGATTCAGCGACAGTTCTTGCCTGGCTTCGCTCCGATAGTCGTCAGTATCATCAGTTCGTGTCCTTCCGTGTTGGCGAAATCCTGTCGTTGACCAGTGTGGATGAGTGGCGCTACGTTCCTTCTCGCGAAAATGTTGCCGGACGATGCCACGAAATGGAATGGGGGCCTTCATTCGATCCGGATTGCCGTTGGTATCAGGGCCCACTATTTCTGCAAGATCCGGAAAGTCCAGTGGCCTACGGAACGGCCAGGAGATACAGCGGAAGCAGAT TAGTGGAAGTGATAGATATTCAACGATTTTCCAATTGGAACAGACTGCTACGTGCGACAGCTTATGTTCACCGAGCTGTAGCGGTATGGAAGCATTCAACGAGCGGGACAAGATCGCTTAAGGTACTCAGCCAGAGTGAATTCGCGAAAGCAGAAGAAACACTTTGGCGACAGGCGCAAGCACATGCGTATCCGGAAGAAGTTCAGCTGTTGGAAGAAGGACAAAGTTTGTCAAAAGGCAGTTCAATTCGTGCGCTGTCTCCATTCCTGGACAAAAAAGGAGTTCTACGGGTTGGCGGCAGAATCGAACAAGCTCCATCGATTTCATACGAAGCGAAGCATCCAGTCGTGTTGCCGAGAAGTCATCGGATTACATATCTCGTTGTGCTCAGCTTCCACCAGCAGTTCCTGCACGCGAACACCGAGACAGTGTGCAACGAGTTGAGACAACGATTCTACATTCCGAGGATGCGAACAGTAGTGCGGAGCGTATGTCGTAGCTATCAGTACTGCAAGATTAGAAAGCAGCTCCAGTTCCACCGATGA